The segment tctctttctctttctctctttttctctttctctctctctctctttttctctttctctttctctctctttctctttctctctttttctctttctctctctttctctttttctctctttttctctctatttctctttctctctttttctctttctctctctttctctttctctctctttctctttttctctctttttctctccctttctcttctctttttttctctctttttctctccctttctcttctctctttttctctctttttctctccctttctcttctctctttttctctccctttctcttctctctttttctctttctctctctttctctctttttctctttctctctctttctctttctctctttttctctttctctctctctctttctctttttctctctttttctctccctttctcttctctctttttctctctttttctctccctttctcttctctctttttctctttctctctctttctctctttttctctctctctttctctttctctctttttctctttctctctctctctctttctctttttctctctttttctctccctttctctttttctctcttttttctctccctttcgcttctctctttttctctttctctctctttctctctttttctctttctctttctctctctttctctttctctctttttctctttctctctctttctctttttctctctttttctctccttttctcttctctttttttctctctttttctctccctttctcttctctctttttctctctttttctctccctttctcttctctctttttctctccctttctcttctctctttttctctttctctctctttctctctttttctctttctctctctttctctttctttctttttctctttctctctctctctctttctctttttctctctttttctctccctttctcttctctctttttctctctttttctctccgtttctcttctctttttttctctttctctctctttctctctttttctctttctctctctttctctttctctctttttctctttctctctctctctctttctctttctctctttttctctttctctctctctctctttttctctttctctttctctctctttctctctttttctctttctctctctttctctttttctctctttttctctctatttctctttctctctttttctctttctctctctttctctctctttctctttttctctctttttctctccctttctcttctctttttttctctctttttctctccctttctcttctctctttttctctctttttctctccctttctcttctctctttttctctccctttctcttctctctttttctctttctctctctttctctctttttctctttctctctctttctctttctctctttttctctttctctctctctctttctctttttctctctttttctctccctttctcttctctttttttctctctttttctctccctttctcttctctctttttctctctttttctctccctttctcttctctctttttctctccctttctcttctctctttttctctttctctctctttctctctttttctctttctctctctttctctttctttctttttctctttctctctctctctctttctctttttctctctttttctctccctttctcttctttctttttctctttctctccgtttctcttctctctttttctctttctctctctttctctctttttctctttctctctctttctctttctctctttttctctttctctctctctctctttctctttctctctttttctctctctttctctttctctctttttctctttctctttctctctctttctctttctctctttttctctttctctctctttctctttttctctctttttctctttctctctctttctctttttctctctctttctctttctctctttttctctttctctctctttctctttctctctctttctctttttctctctttttctctccctttctcttctctttttttctctctttttctctccctttctcttctctctttttctctctttttctctccctttctcttctctctttttctctccctttctcttctctctttttctctttctctctctttctctctttttctctttctctctctttctctttctctctttttctctttctctctctctctttctctttttctctctttttctctctttctctttttctctctctttctctccctttctctttttctctctttttctcactttttctctccctttctcttctctctttttctctctttttctctccctttctcttctctctttttctctctttttctctccctttctcttctctctttttctctctgtgggggatatttatcaaaccgtcaaccgcaaatatgctggatttcggcagcataattgtggcgagcttgattcgacctagttaacaaagcctacagaccggcaaaatttgaaattaGTGACGTAACAtgcaatccgccggtctcaatccaacacaaatcgatgcttacatcattacagatgttccgaatacacattcggcactgtttgacactttttcaaagttatcaaatagttaaccggtacactTGCAggtattccagcccagcgtacctggttttcaaaccgccaccctggaggtcgcggataccataggaatcaatgggagtctgaaagcagcgaaagcttatgttcgatgctgccagatatcccattgatttgtatggtagaaaaccagttacgtttacacctaacaccctaacataagccccgagtctaaacacctctaatcagccacccgacatcactgccacctacataatgttattaacccctattcccgtcactcccggaccacgccgcaacctaaataaaattattaacccctatcccgccgctcccggaacacgccaccactaaataaatgtattaacccctaaacccctggcctcccacatcactaccattaactaaaccttttaacccttaaaccaccagtgCAACCTGGTAAGTACATTTACATACAAGGGGTAGAAAGAAAGGAATCACCAGTATAAGGTAAGACCAAAAAAGACCAGGGATACTGCACACTacttaaataaacacaaataaagagTGACCAAATGTAATATAGCAAAGTGAGATTTTATTAGTGCAATTAACCTAAACAATTACTACCTaagaaatacacataaataaactaaaaaataaataaaaagaaaactaaaacataCACATAACAGACAACACATGGGCCCCACATACACCTTAAAAAGTACTAAGCCAGCAGGCCAAAAAAGTGCACAAGTACTTTACCAAATAGAAAATAATGTCAAGATATATATAGCAGCTGCAAAGGATAGAGAAAATCATGTAAAGTCTCCTTAAAGGCAAATAGCAGCAATGAAGCAGCAATAGTGGGTTAATATTGCAAGGCTTAAAGTCACGTATGGTGTTCTATAAAGGCAACTTGTTAGCAAGCTGTGTGTTGGAAAGTAGCAGCCAATCTTGAAAGCAATGTTAATCAGCAAGCAACATAACATATACAGTTTTGCGAAGATGCAGCAGTTGTAACTCAAGCAGCAGTGTCGTACACTATTCCACAATGTCTTGTGAGGCAACTTTTAGGCAAACTGTATATTCAATGCAGCAATCAGTCTTGAAGTCAATAATAGTCAGCAACCACTATGGCACATATAAGTTTAGCAAAGATGCAGCAGTTGTAGCTCAAGCAGCAGTATCATGTATTGATTCACAGTGTGCAGTCGTGATTTCAAAGCAGATAACATAAGCAGCAGAAATCAAGTGCCAAACAGAGTTTAAATAGCAAGCAGCTTTGTAAATGTTCATTGAAGAAATCTATTCATAAAGTGACTTGTGCTTAGATAATTATAAGCCAATGTATGACATTACTTTCTCATTAACAGccctgtgtggggtatccacatgagtaAGATTATAAATGAGGTAGGTAATATTCATCCATCCATAGACAGGTAGTTGTTTTACCGTTACCTCTCCTGTAGAGAAACTGGTACCTTTCGGTGATTTTGTTCCACTCACTCCTCCTCCACACAGGGCGTAATGTACCTAAACCGGCTAGAGGTGGGGGAATCCCACGGCTGTAGTGCTGTGCAGCTCTTTTACcctcccaaaaaaaccttaaataaacttaacactaacctccgacgatccacttacagtttttgaagttacgCTTGAAGGATCTaatcagccagcaagaagtcttcatcaggacggcctcttctatcttcatccatccggcgaagtcttcatccatgcagcctcttctatcttcatccatcctgtgcagagcgggtccatcctggagACATACgccgtggagctcctcttcaatacggtcgccgctgtaaactggaacttgaatgcaagtgacatcatccaagatggcatcccttgcattcctattggctgaaagtttccaattaaccaataggattagagctgctaaaataggattgagctgattgccccaaagagctgatttctttggggcaatgccccgcaaaagactcttttaaaggccattggtagtttattgtaggctgggggggtattttgatagggctattagattaggtgtaattcatttttatttttgatactgtggtttgtttgtttttgtaacttagtgtttgtttgtttttgtaacttagtgtttattttttttgtaacttagtaatttttaatagtatatttaaataatttgagtaggtttaggtttttttaatatgaaatataattaatttaattgctagtttaatgtaactgtagtataatagttagagtaggttaattaatagattaatattgtttattttaattctaaaggtaagttttaatttcttataagatagggatgttgtaattttaatgtaaagttagcgggttgttaggtttaggggttaatagcttaatttagtttatggcgatgtgggggctggcggtttaggggttaataggttaagttaatggtagtgatgtggaaggccagaggtttaagggttaatatgtttatttaggtggcggcgaggtccgggagatgcaggataggggttaataactttatttaggttgcagcggggtctgggagcggcaagataggggttaataactttattaaagttgcggcggggtacaggagtggcaggatagggtttaaacattttagtatagtcgcggcgtttagtgacagcatataaataaagttgagtaaaagccaaatagcagcgagttcaatgactgttaacaacagtctgatgctcatcgctccatacttggtgcatgactttttgacggcttttttttataaatatgtagagtgtattcaggtccacggccgcgatgttaggcgatgttaggtgagtgtattggtgccggcgaaagcagcgtagttgaggctttgataaatatcccccgtgtgtctttttctctctctctctttccctatctctctctttctttttctctctctctctctctctctctctctctctctctctgtctctctttctccctctctcttttactctttctctctctctctatttctctcttttactctctctctccctctcaactgtatttttattttgaaagaaaAGCAGataattaagggctccatgtactaagcagtcagcgagctacccgcaacaaatctcgcgtcaaaactcgcaaactgatatgtacaaagtcgtcaactatgttcaaactcgcatctttaaaattgcgagcgtacttatccgccaaacctcgctacctctccatttttcactgtaattagacacatttgaccaccaactcgccaaaaacgaatgtactaaaaaatctatttgtccgctcgctacaatttccgctcccacctcgttatttttgcctcgccaccttttaggtggcgggcaaggtacaaaacaataggaaagtcaatctagacgccagtctagacatatataaaaggcagtaatatcagcattgtacagcataactggcgtctaatttgtctctcatttccatgtacataaattgcgccaaatttgtcgactgtaattaaagagtaatctatattttaaatttgtattgtatagttgtcaatctttataattatttttatattaatatttatatattatcagatccagatgaagccatatccaaattgtaaataaatattacaaaaataacgctctgttatcactcttcaaaaaattttgaacaataataaagttgtttagataagttgaacttttataggagcaaaattctattcccgcgactactatgatgttcgtgacaccttgcatgtcacgtgttaataattggccagacaattcaactgaaagttaagtacatcagcttagtagcggcgagcgaggcgtcaaatttatcaataatccgccactgctcgcggcgggctagacttgtctatttattgggggattattagtacatagtgacagcggacaccatttcgcccgcggcgagtaacggcgagtttatccgcgtctaaaatgacggatgaattgacggcttagtacatggagcccttagttcaAACAGTTGTAAAGAAAAACCCTTGGCATTCAGGTTTAATTGTAGTGTTGGCACTTTGAGATATGAAAGTTGCTTTCCTGTTGCAGTTTTGACACTCGGGCTCAaaaaggttagccatcactgacctataccgccacatacccaccacaagaacCTAACTATTAATCTCTATGCCACCATATATCTACCGCAATAACTAAACTATTAGTTACCCATACCCAGAGCAAGTactaaacttttaacccctttaccaccacatacccaccgcaagtacctattaacccctataccaccacatacccatccCAAGtacctatttattaacccctataccgccacatacctgAATGCAAACTAACCTTTACTCccactaaactaaaccccctaaattaaacctaatccaccACAACGTCAAacacaatctaaccctactctacataacacctaaccccctctaaactaaaccccctaaattacaagaaaaaaaatctatgttCCAAAAAATAGTagactacagtatccaaaataaaaaaataccattttacctaacactaatctacatgccccataaaataaaaagtccacccaaaacaaaaaaaaccctaaatccTAGCacctaatactaaaataaattacaatagccattaaaaagggcCATctataggacattgccctaaagtcatttcagctatttttttttttttttttttaaaaaagacatcaATTACAAAATgctccctctacaatacaagtcATTTGCCACCCCAAAAAATGGCAAGATCTGCCTAAAAAACTAGcctaaaaaagaaaagtaaaaataaaaaaataaaaaataaaataaaaaacccaccccagaaaaccccccaaaaatgctTGCCTTGATTTGATGCTGGGCCATCTTAATCCCAGTTCCTGGCGCCAGGAGCCCATCTTCGCCGTCGCCTCCAAAACTGTCTTCAATgtcggggccctcttcatcctggcttTGGATGGCCATATTCGTGAAGGCGGACTTCGGCTgccccaggtaacttcacgtgcacgagcacagtgttatctatatgaaaaacaggaactaacaccctctagtggtgaaaaacctgttaaaatgcattcttaagaggcggccttcaaggtctaagaaattagcatatgaacctcccaagttaagctttcaactaagaataccaagagaacaatggaaatttggtgataaaagtaaattggaaaattgtttaaacatgtcctatctgaatcatgaaagttttttttggactagactgtccctttaatactgtcaaatatatatatatatatatatatatatatatatatatatgtgtgtgtgtgtgtgtgtgcattatatccctgtgccattaagcagataaaaacatgatgaaacatatttatgcaatttttatattttctaaagattttaactatgtatttactgtaaatacttcatATTTGTTGTTaatatgctatgttgtatgtgCTTTGGGTTTTtgcttttttcaacaattttttttctccattgacttctatgggaaatacgAAAAGGTTATGGAGTTtgcgcgatctcgggtgttagggtttatttttactttattttctctATTGAGCTCtaagggggaatacatgcacgggcacgtgaaaacttaagttaggtttttggGGTATTTGGGTTAACGCTAGTGCAAAATAcgtttttaatttttgtttcttgttttctCCCTACAGAGATAATTGGAATAAACATATCTATACGCATTGGATGATATTGTGATATGGAGAGGTTAGTTTCTCTTTGATTTTGTTAAAACCACTGTAGTAAGAGTGGTCAATAAcaatgtaatatgtttttttttttcttttcttttcctacaAATTAATAAATTGGTTAAAATATGTGGTTATATTTCCGTTGTGGGTATCTCTGTACAAAGAACATTTCAGTAATTTTACTGTCTGATGATGatcgtatatatgtttgaactTGTCTGTGACACAACAGATACAActgatatgtatttttatattttagtatttcTTTTTGTACTCATCTGTTAATTAAGATATGGATTATCTGTTGTATTATagattgaacctcaataaaattaaaaaataaataaatgtatcaatatattttaaaaaaagatatttatgtgaTAAAAGACAGAGGATTTAtagttatagtattacataactgcatgcatgTTTACTTTACTTATACttatgccggaagttgcgtcacttccggttgcaaTGGAACTCTACCATCGTGATGCCACTTTcatgacaaatatttacaatatcacaCGTGCAATGCGGTGTCAGTGTTTACATGACAAGTAAGCCTAAACCATAGTGATGTCAAACGACAATTAGAACAGCCAGCAAGAATATACCAACAAACATTACATGGTCAACCATTTTAACATGTCAAAAAAATGGACAATACAACAATAGGTTAATGCTCAGAGGATCGGCAGCAGGGTTATATCTCTTAATCCATGTATATAAGAAGGGGTTTAGTGCATGTCTATGTATATACATCATTCTTTGTTACAGATAGTAATTAATATGTCACATATTTAACACCGATCATTATAGCAATTTTTTTGGCAACGGTGCATACCTTGTAataccatttcactgtcaaatgttAGTCACCTATATGGGTGGGGAACTCAATACTGGTCTAGGGGGTACCCCAAAAAATGCTTGCCTTGATTTGATGCTGGACCATCTTAATCCCAGTTCCTGGCGCCAGGAGCCCATCTTCGCCGCCACCTCCAAAACTGTCATCAATGTCGGGGCCTGGCTTTGGATGCCCATATTCATGAAGGCAGATTCCAACGGCCTCTTCCGCCACCTCCGCcccacattttcttttcttcagctcTCTTTTATAtgccctcctcttcatgcgatcgccgccACACACTGAGATTCCAAAAGCACGGAAccccattatgggctagattacaagtgaggcacaaacggttttgAGCTAGTGATATTGTGTTTCGCAAGCATTTATCATTCCgccttttacgcttcaatccttttcTCAATCTCAGAGCTGtcattaactgttttgcaaaacaaaaaagttgcacaagacacttaaaaaatacattacaaagcacagttacactcatattaacactgtcaaataaacattatttaaaaaaaatattgcacaaaaatattaTAACGGATCAAAGactggagatctcgggtgttagaaaaaaaaggcaggcaaagtgctttaacattgagaaacaatattatatgtgtatatatgtatttacagtcatatttacacatataaaaacattaagaaatatgtacacatatataaatatatacatatatatatatatatatatatatatatatgtgtgtgtgtgtgtgtgtgtgtgtgtgtgtgtgcattatatcCCTGTGCCATTAAGCAGAtacaaacatgataaaacatatttatgcaatttttatattttatagagattttaactatgtatttactgtaaatacttcacatttgTTAGTGTGAATATGCTATTTTGTATATGCTTTGGGTGTTTTCAAcaaatttttttctccattgacttctatggggaatacgaaaAGGTTATGGAGTTTGCGCGATCTtgggtgttagggtttatttttacttaattttCTCTATTGAGCTCTAAGGGGGACTTAAGTTAGGTTTTTGGGGTACTTGGCTTAACGCTtgtgcaaaatacgtttttttggaacttgaAATAGTAACGCAACCCAGCAAGTGCGAAGCTTAATGCTAgcggcatttttgctaatgcaaaaaaaataatttaaattactgTGCCACTTGTAAGTTAACactatataggggtaccacttaattccggttggctgattttaaataataaataaatacattttaatgtatatttaatgcTTAATGCATTAAGCAATGTACATGCATAAGAgtctaaatattgaatatcaatgcaaggcctgactacattatatctaaaatgtttgaaataaaatgtttggtcatgtataatgcatattagtttaagaattggatatataaattaaactgtagatattcttgcttgatgtttacattattttaaatataaatatattagtgaaatccAGATGGCTCATACAACAAATTGAACTAGGACTGAACCCATCTATCTAGAAGACTAtagattaaaggtttttttttcctcACTATTTCCCCTCCTTGTCTCTCCTTGTCTCTCCCTCTCAACGGTGGGCAGTTATGTTGCAATAAGCTATGAAACCTGACCCTGCTCTCAATGGCGATGTATGTCTCCTTCTAGAGATACTTATAGTAATTGTGCTATAGCAGATAGCACATAGGTTGATGTAAAGTTCCATAATCATCTATTCGTTTATGCTCTCTTCTACATTAGTTGGCTAAAATTCGTACGACTTAGTTAAAGATCTTTACTCGACAACATAACTGACattaaaaaaacatgaattatcTATGTAAGACAAATACATTGTCACATaggcaaacaatttttttttgtacatAATTACACACCGTGTAAGTTTAGAGAACTTGATAATAGACACCTTTTTtggacttcttttattttttttatttttgtctcttgTTTTCTCACTACAGAGATAATTGGAATAAACATATCTATATGCATTGGATGATATTGTGATATGGACAGGTTAGTTTTTCCTTTGATTTGATTCTCTTCATTAATCTATTTTGCATCTCTTGCACAAGTCACAAGTGCAAGAGATGCAAAATAGATTCATGAAGAGGGAATACTCACCGACTGTTCtcgacacagtgaaggaacaagttAAAGATGTCACCAAGAGACACTATTGCAAATGAAAATAAGACCACAAAACACTGAGAACAACATCATCTTTACCACTACTTTTGCCCCCAACACGTCCAAGGTTGGACAATCCATGAAagaacactggcacatcctacTCTCAGATCCTAAGCTAAAATTTGCCAAGAACACTAACCCCATAGTAAGCTACAGACACAATACTAATCTCAAGGACCTTCTGGTCATTTCAGATCCCATAAAGTGTTACTCAGATGATTATATGAAGGAAACATGGAAGGGCTGCTTTCGGTGCACTAATTGCACCACCTGCAATGGAATGATAGCTACAAAAAAATGTAACCATCCAGATGGTAATCGGAAGTACACCATCAATCACTTCATAATGTGCACCACTACCCATGTTGTCTATATGTTGATATGTCCATGTGGTTTGCACTATGTTGGCAAGACCCAGGGGATGATCagagaaagaatggccaaccac is part of the Bombina bombina isolate aBomBom1 chromosome 6, aBomBom1.pri, whole genome shotgun sequence genome and harbors:
- the LOC128664836 gene encoding LOW QUALITY PROTEIN: golgin subfamily A member 6-like protein 25 (The sequence of the model RefSeq protein was modified relative to this genomic sequence to represent the inferred CDS: substituted 1 base at 1 genomic stop codon) codes for the protein MAIQSQDEEGPDIEDSFGGDGEDGLLAPGTGIKMAQHQIKERKRERERERKRKRKKEKEREREKERKREKEKKREEEKRREKERKRERERKRKREKEKEREREREKERKREKEKKREKEKKREREREREKERKREKEKKREEKGREKERKREKRKGEKKREKEKERERKRKREKEKEREREKERKREKEKKREEKGREKERRERERKREKKREEKGREKERKKEKRKGEKKREKEKERERERERKRKREKEKXREKERKRERERKRKREKEKEREREREKEREREREKERKRKREREKEKKRERERERKRKREKEREREKKRRETERKREKKREEKGREKERKRERERERKRKRKKEKEREREKERKREKEKKREEKGREKERRERERKREKKREEKGREKERKKEKRKGEKKREKEKEREREKEKEKEREREREKERKREKEKKREAKGREKREKKRKGEKKREKEKEREREKEKKREREREREKERKREKEKKREEKGRENERKREKRKGEKKREKE